A single Vicia villosa cultivar HV-30 ecotype Madison, WI unplaced genomic scaffold, Vvil1.0 ctg.002755F_1_1, whole genome shotgun sequence DNA region contains:
- the LOC131639756 gene encoding uncharacterized protein LOC131639756 produces MEWQRVQKRNFRAVQSKWDCFPFNGGRWLGVEESVSSFFFSDFPTRVRAKDIFELFGCHREVVEVVIPPRSIRNGKRFGFARFVAVADARILAVRLDNILIDGRKIHANIPRYERKLGYGGLGQQGGGKRGGGVSLFHEGNKVAEAVKVNKYVGIYVGRSFADVVSNEKAARQDEEGKALVFKASEEEKIRLSEAYVGVISNPGSSYNIQTYFEMEGVFSIKVTPVGANLCLLEEMEEGYIGELIGDGSTWWKQWFIDIKPWKSPDVDEERVSWIRINGIPCHPWCAEFFMMLANSFGSFICLDENTANKSCLDIV; encoded by the coding sequence ATGGAGTGGCAGAGAGTGCAAAAGAGGAATTTTCGCGCAGTGCAGTCAAAGTGGGACTGCTTTCCGTTCAATGGTGGTCGTTGGTTGGGTGTGGAGGAGTCGGTGTCGTCCTTCTTCTTTTCTGATTTCCCTACTAGAGTCAGAGCCAAGGACATCTTCGAGTTGTTTGGATGCCACAGAGAGGTGGTGGAGGTGGTAATTCCTCCTAGGTCTATCAGAAATGGTAAGAGGTTCGGTTTTGCTAGGTTCGTAGCGGTGGCGGATGCGAGAATCCTGGCGGTGAGGCTAGACAATATACTGATCGATGGTAGGAAAATTCACGCTAACATTCCGAGATATGAAAGGAAGTTGGGCTATGGAGGTTTGGGGCAGCAAGGAGGTGGGAAGCGTGGAGGCGGCGTTAGTCTTTTTCATGAGGGGAACAAGGTTGCTGAAGCGGTGAAAGTGAACAAGTACGTTGGTATATATGTAGGGAGATCTTTTGCGGACGTTGTCTCTAACGAAAAAGCAGCAAGGCAAGATGAGGAAGGGAAGGCTTTGGTTTTCAAGGCGAGTGAAGAGGAGAAAATTAGGTTGTCAGAGGCGTATGTGGGTGTTATTTCAAACCCAGGATCATCGTATAACATTCAAACTTATTTTGAGATGGAGGGAGTGTTCTCCATCAAAGTAACTCCGGTGGGAGCGAACCTTTGCCTGTTGGAGGAGATGGAGGAGGGTTACATCGGGGAGTTGATTGGTGATGGCTCAACTTGGTGGAAACAATGGTTCATCGATATCAAGCCATGGAAATCACCGGACGTTGATGAAGAGAGAGTTTCATGGATTCGCATCAATGGCATCCCGTGTCATCCTTGGTGTGCTGAGTTCTTCATGATGTTGGCTAATTCGTTTGGTTCTTTTATTTGTCTTGACGAAAACACGGCAAACAAATCGTGCCTGGATATAGTGTAA
- the LOC131639751 gene encoding F-box/kelch-repeat protein At3g23880-like, giving the protein MSPQSEDPHNVPVPVYIPGELIADVLSFLPVKSVLRLRCVSKTLSCIISDPSFVKSHLNRSARKDELKLVNFLEWKKVSFSVFRMSENPPIIFNLPEDSYYTLKENGWFNIAGSCNGLLCFYDQRYSYNSTVVETGLLIWNPATRTISEKICCSGIGSIESLANFMFGCDNSTNTYKVLYFIPYKKQVRVLTLGNNVWRNIEKSPVKHCSSMNLAHLSGTVNWLAIRKHYSTYDYKNITIEQFVIISLDLGTETHTQLRLPPGFNEVPFVEPHLSVLMDCLCFSHYFKKTHLVIWQMKEFGVQESWSQFLKISYDKLLLDRHSVYFQLLLLCYSEKNDTLIFMNYLESQAINRRDNRMERMNSVEGIDRSLLLSGHDHVESLVWYC; this is encoded by the coding sequence ATGAGTCCCCAGTCGGAGGATCCTCATAACGTGCCGGTGCCGGTATATATCCCCGGCGAACTCATCGCCGACGTGCTTTCCTTCCTTCCCGTCAAATCAGTCCTTCGATTGAGATGTGTGAGCAAGACATTGAGTTGTATCATCTCTGATCCTTCCTTTGTCAAATCGCATCTTAACCGATCCGCACGAAAGGATGAACTCAAACTTGTAAACTTTTTGGAATGGAAGAAGGTCTCGTTTTCAGTTTTTCGAATGTCTGAAAACCCTCCAATCATTTTCAATCTCCCTGAAGATTCTTACTATACATTGAAGGAGAATGGCTGGTTCAATATAGCTGGTTCCTGCAATGGTTTACTTTGTTTTTACGATCAACGTTATAGCTATAACTCTACAGTTGTAGAGACAGGGCTCCTTATTTGGAACCCGGCCACGAGGACAATATCAGAAAAAATATGCTGTAGTGGTATCGGCTCCATTGAATCTCTTGCTAATTTTATGTTTGGTTGTGATAATTCAACCAACACTTATAAGGTGCTGTATTTTATTCCTTATAAAAAACAAGTAAGAGTTCTCACTTTGGGTAATAATGTTTGGAGAAATATTGAAAAATCTCCGGTGAAACATTGTTCCTCCATGAATCTTGCCCATCTGAGTGGTACTGTTAATTGGTTGGCAATCCGCAAACACTACTCCACTTATGATTACAAGAATATAACTATTGAGCAGTTTGTGATTATTTCACTTGATTTGGGCACGGAGACACATACTCAGTTGCGGCTTCCTCCGGGTTTCAATGAAGTTCCATTTGTTGAACCACATCTAAGTGTGTTAATGGATTGTCTTTGTTTTTCTCattatttcaaaaaaactcaTTTAGTAATATGGCAAATGAAGGAATTTGGAGTTCAAGAGTCTTGGTCTCAATTCCTTAAAATTAGTTATGACAAACTTTTGTTGGATCGTCACTCTGTTTATTTTCAATTGTTGCTATTATGCTATTCGGAGAAGAATGATACACTGATTTTTATGAACTATCTTGAAAGCCAAGCAATTAACCGGAGGGATAACAGAATGGAGAGAATGAATAGCGTAGAGGGAATAGATAGATCCTTGTTGTTGAGTGGCCATGATCATGTTGAAAGCTTGGTTTGGTATTGTTGA